Proteins found in one Acanthopagrus latus isolate v.2019 chromosome 3, fAcaLat1.1, whole genome shotgun sequence genomic segment:
- the LOC119016723 gene encoding C-type lectin domain family 4 member E-like isoform X2: MAEADAVYINAGFTKSKGNATGSQQQAAGGSKVTAERVAVVVLLTAAVIAFGYTRYEHHQTTEHLQKLTDENAAMRKNITETRCEVITVQKPCPQPPVDTCHKCQEGWEQNGPQCYFFSTDKLIWEEAREKCRQNGADLVKIESEDKQSFLIQRLRDKMAEDEDMFWIGLTDSVTEGTWLWADGTPLNESLTFWSKVEPDNWNGENADGEDCVRMGTQTGSGLKWWSDKSCTAPQKRICEKSVETGMNV; encoded by the exons ATGGCTGAAGCTGATGCAGTGTACATTAATGCTGGGTTCACAAAATCAAAGGGAAATGCCACAG GCTCCCAACAACAAGCAGCtggagggtcaaaggtcacagcagagagagtggcTGTAGTGGTTctcctgactgctgctgtcattgcTTTTGGTTATACCC gttATGAACACCATCAAACCACGGAACATCTCCAGAAGCTGACTGATGAGAATGCAGCCATGAGAAAGAATATCACAG AGACACGCTGTGAGGTGATAACGGTGCAGAAACCCTGTCCACAACCTCCTG TGGATACATGTCACAAATGTCAAGAAGGCTGGGAGCAGAATGGACCACAGTGCTACTTTTTCTCCACTGATAAATTAATCTGGGAAGAGGCCAGAGAGAAATGCCGACAGAATGGAGCAGATCTGGTTAAGATAGAGAGCGAGGACAAGCAG TCATTCCTGAtacagagactgagagacaaGATGGCAGAGGATGAGGACATGTTCTGGATAGGACTGACAGACTCAGTGACAGAGGGCACATGGTTGTGGGCAGACGGGACACCACTGAACGAGAG tttgacattttggagtaAGGTAGAGCCAGACAACTGGAACGGGGAGAATGCAGATGGAGAGGACTGTGTGAGGATGGGAACACAAACTGGATCAGGCCTGAAGTGGTGGTCAGATAAATCCTGCACAGCACCTCAGAAACGTATTTGTGAGAAATCAGTGGAAACCGGAATGAATGTTTAA
- the LOC119016723 gene encoding C-type lectin domain family 4 member E-like isoform X1 — protein MAEADAVYINAGFTKSKGNATVEMLNSEPSAELPGSQQQAAGGSKVTAERVAVVVLLTAAVIAFGYTRYEHHQTTEHLQKLTDENAAMRKNITETRCEVITVQKPCPQPPVDTCHKCQEGWEQNGPQCYFFSTDKLIWEEAREKCRQNGADLVKIESEDKQSFLIQRLRDKMAEDEDMFWIGLTDSVTEGTWLWADGTPLNESLTFWSKVEPDNWNGENADGEDCVRMGTQTGSGLKWWSDKSCTAPQKRICEKSVETGMNV, from the exons ATGGCTGAAGCTGATGCAGTGTACATTAATGCTGGGTTCACAAAATCAAAGGGAAATGCCACAG TTGAGATGTTGAACAGCGAGCCATCAGCAGAGCTGCCTG GCTCCCAACAACAAGCAGCtggagggtcaaaggtcacagcagagagagtggcTGTAGTGGTTctcctgactgctgctgtcattgcTTTTGGTTATACCC gttATGAACACCATCAAACCACGGAACATCTCCAGAAGCTGACTGATGAGAATGCAGCCATGAGAAAGAATATCACAG AGACACGCTGTGAGGTGATAACGGTGCAGAAACCCTGTCCACAACCTCCTG TGGATACATGTCACAAATGTCAAGAAGGCTGGGAGCAGAATGGACCACAGTGCTACTTTTTCTCCACTGATAAATTAATCTGGGAAGAGGCCAGAGAGAAATGCCGACAGAATGGAGCAGATCTGGTTAAGATAGAGAGCGAGGACAAGCAG TCATTCCTGAtacagagactgagagacaaGATGGCAGAGGATGAGGACATGTTCTGGATAGGACTGACAGACTCAGTGACAGAGGGCACATGGTTGTGGGCAGACGGGACACCACTGAACGAGAG tttgacattttggagtaAGGTAGAGCCAGACAACTGGAACGGGGAGAATGCAGATGGAGAGGACTGTGTGAGGATGGGAACACAAACTGGATCAGGCCTGAAGTGGTGGTCAGATAAATCCTGCACAGCACCTCAGAAACGTATTTGTGAGAAATCAGTGGAAACCGGAATGAATGTTTAA